From the Methanobrevibacter sp. genome, the window TAAATTTACTTCAGCTGTTCTTCTATTAGACCTTTCAAGCCTTTGTGCAACATCTTTCCAAATAGCTGCATCTTCACTTCTTGATTGATCATAAAGTTTATTAATAAGTTCAATAAGGTTAGGATTTGTTTTTACTACTTTCTTAACCATTATTTACTTCCTCCTTCTTCACTAAATTTGATAAACTTTTCTGCTTTTTCACCTAATACGTCACAAGCTTTTAATAAAACTTCTTTAGGAGGCATTGCCCCATCTGTTTCAATTCTGAATATGAAATCATTTTCATGATATCCTACATTGATATAACCGTTAGCAGAAGCTCTTACACAACTTTTACACATTGTACAGTTTTCAACACCAATTAACGGACTATCTTCAAATTCTTCAACGATTTTGATTTTTTTAGATCTCCTATCAGATTTTAAAATGCCTCTTGGACATGCCAATGCACAGTCATAATCTATCTCTTCATCATCATTAAATGTGATTTCAGGATATTGTTTGTATGCACAAACAGTAGTAGGCATCCATTTAGCGTGTTCTTTACCATAACCAACTTTCGCAGAAGCTTCTATGATAAATTCTTCATCTTCTTTAAGTATTACTAAAGGAATTGTTTCGTATACTGGTTTAATTTTTGAGTCTGAAGATATTAAATCTTTAGAATAAACAACTTTAGGTCCTACTTCATTTAAACTGAATAAGATTCCACTATTGAAATCTTCCCATTCATCATCTTCAGGTAAAGGTAAACCTTCCAATGCATCTAAATCAGAAACTAAAGGAGTTAAACCAAGCCTATGAGCAAGTACCTCATTAAACATTGCAGAATCATTTCTAATAATATTTACATCTTCAATAGCTATTTTAGGTACATTTACCATAGCACACCTTCTAATAGCATTGATAAAAGGCACTTCTGCATCACGAACAATGAAAATCATTTCATTGTCGCTTTGACTTCTAACTTCTATCTCCATATTAAACCCTTCCACTTAAACTCTTCTTCCTCTTTTACCACCAGGTCTTCCAGTACCGTCGTGAGGAATAGGAGTAATATCTTCTATTTTTCCTATTTTAATTCCAGCTCTTGCTAAAGCACGGATGGTAGCTTGTGCACCAGGTCCAGGACTTCTAGGTCCATTTCCACCAGGAGCTCTTACTTTAATATGTAATCCAACAAATCCTTTTTCTTTAGCATCATCAGCTATTCTAGTTGCTGCAGCCATAGCTGCGAAAGGTGAAGCTTGTTGTCTGTCTGCACGTACAACTTTTCCACCGGACCATTGAGAAATAGTTTCAGCACCAGTAATATCTGTTACAGTAATAATAGTGTTATTAAATGATGAGTAAATATTTGCTATACCCCATTTTTCATCTTTTGCCATAGTTACACCCTTTATTCTTCTGTATTAGCTTTGTTATCCTTATTTTGGTTGTACTCTTCAATTTGTTTTGCTACAGGTGAAGAACGATAGAATCCAATTTCATCTTCTTGACCTTTTAATACTACATAACTTGGTGAATTGATTTTTTTACCATTTAAAGTTATGTGACCATGTACAACAAACATTCTTGCTTCTTTAGGAGTACGAGCTAAACCTTTTTTGTAAACAATAGTTTGTAATCTTCTTCTTAAGATATCTTCAACAGTTAAACCTAAGATATCTTCAATAGCAGCGTTTTCAGGCAAAACACCGGTTCTAGCTAAGTGTCCTAATAATTCTAATTTTTCTTTTACCATTTGATCAGTACCGAAACCAAGTAAGTATCTTGCTTCCCTACTGTATCTTCTGACTAAAGTATCAGCTTTCCAAATTTCTTTTTTGTTTTTTAAACCGTATTTAGTCATTAATTTGTTTTCATTTTTAATTCTTTCCGCATTCCAAGGATGTGGTGGTGTATTATACTTTTTCCTTGATTTTCTAGGTTGTCCCATTAAAACATCTCCTTATAAAATTGAATTTAAATAATTTAATTTATAAAAAAAGCTCTTGCCTATCCTCTTGAACGTTTTACACCAACTGAAGAACTTTTTCTGAAAGTAGATTTGGTTCTTTGACCTCTAACAGGTAAACCAACTTCGTGTCTTCTACCTTTGTAACTTCTGGTCTTTTTCATTCTGTTTAAATCATCTCTTAAAGTCATGTCAAGATCTGATTCGATTAAGTGAATGTTGTCACCAGTTTCGTAATCTTCTCTTCTGTTTAACATCCAAGTTGGAATGCCAAAGTCGAGAGGATTTTCTAAAATTTCTTCAATTTTTAAAACATCTTCGTCAGCAATGTATCCAATTTTAGCATCTAAATCTAAGTCTAAAACGCGACAAATAGTTTTAGATAAAGAGATTCCAACACCTTTGATTTCAGTTAAAGCGTGTTCAATGGTTTTATTACCATTAACGTCCTTTCTTGAAATACGTACTAAATGTTTGAATTCGTCTTCCATTAAATAACCTCCATTTATAGAGCGAACCTACGAGACGTAAAATATAGATTCGAATGTTTTGAATTTCAAAACACAGTTTTTTCAACAGTTATAAACTTAGCCTATTAGCTAAGAGTGCAATAAATATCAGTTTAACAAGTATTTTTAAAATATCAAAAAAATATAGTTAAAAACTAATAAACGCCGAGACTGGGATTTGAACCCAGGAGGGCTGAACGCCCACGAGATTTCCAGTCTCGCGCCTTACCAGGCTAGACTATCTCGGCATTAAAATAGTTAGCAATACTTGCATATCATATTGTCTAGAATAATATGATATAGTAATATCTTTACTTTAACATATATAAAGGTTTTGTTAAAAATAAGTTTTTTCTAAAAATAATATTAATTACTCAATAATATATTTTTCATCCGATATAAACCTAAAAGACAAAAGTATATTTAAATATAATATATAGACTATTAATTAGGTGATAAAATGAATTTGATAATCTGGATTGTTATCATAATAATAGTAATTATCGCAATTGTAACATTAATTCACATGTACAATAATCTTGTTGGACTCAGAAACCGTGTAAAAAACAGTTATGCACAAATTGATGTTCAACTTAAGAGAAGAAATGATTTGATACCAAATCTTGTAGAAACAGTAAAAGGTTACGCTTCTCACGAAAAAGGCGTTCTTGAAGAAGTAACTAAAGCAAGAACCGGAGTAATGAATGCTTCAACCATTGAAGAAACAAGCGCTGCAGACAATCAATTAACAGGTGCCTTAAAAACATTGTTCGCAGTTGCAGAAAACTATCCTGATTTAAAAGCCAATAGTAATTTCCAGCAATTGCAAACAGAATTGTCAGACACCGAAGATAAAATATCCTATGCAAGACAGTTCTACAATGATGTTGTTTTGAAATACAACAATGCTTGTCAAATGTTTCCAACAAGCATTTTAGCAAAATTATTCGGTTTTAAGGAAGAAACATTTTTCCAAGCTCCTGAAAGTGAAAGAGCAGTACCGGAAGTGAAATTTGAATAGGTGAATTATATGAATGTTAAAAAAACATTTATTATAATTTTACTTTTTTTAGTATTATTTTCAGCAATTTCAACAGTATCTGCAGATGATGACCGAAGCTACAGTATTGATCATGCATTTATTGATTTAGATGTTGGAAGTGACGGATTGCTTCATGTTGATGAAAGATTTGATTATTCTTTTGACGGAAAATTCAATGGAGTATACAGAGACATACCATTAAAATCCGGAGAAAGCATAGAAAACATTCAAGTATCAGCGGATGGAGCTTATCCGGTTTTGGTTGAAAGTGATGACAACGGATATAAACATTTAAAAATCTATTTATACTCTGATGCAGCTCACACCAAAGGAATTAGAGACTGTGATGTGTCAGTCTATATCAGCTATGACATGAAAAAAGTCATTACTCTTTTTAATGATGTCGGAGGACTTCAATACAAACTTTGGGGTGAGGAATGGGACGTTGGAGTTGGAGAGGTTTTAGTAACCGTCAAATTGCCTGGAAAAACAGGTAATGAATACTTCCTAAATCCGCAGGAATATAATTATACCAGTGAGTTGAAAGGAGATACAGTAACTGCAGAGACAACATCCATTCCAAAAGGAGAATTCTATGAATTGGTTGTTTTAATGCCATTGGATGATTTTAATGATGCCACCTATGCCAAACATGTTGACAAAAACGGCAAGGACATGATAATGAAAAACCTTGAAGACAGTGTCAATGGACGCAATTTCTGGAATACAAGTTATCTTGTTTTGGCATTACTCTCAATTTTAAGTCCGATTGGTGCAATATTTACTTATTTAAGATATGGTCGTGAACCTGAAGTTAACTACGATGGAATCTATGAAAGAGAGTTACCAACTAATGACCCTCCAGAAGTGATTAATGCATTAATTGAGAATAAACATGACATTGGAACACCGAATATGAAAGGATTTGAAGCAACAATCATGAACCTTATTGACAGAAAAGTTATCCATCTTAATACCCATTCCAATGAAGATACTGATTTAAAGGAACTGTTACTGACATTTAATCATGAAAAAGAAAATGAATTAAGTGCCAGCGAAAAAATAGTCTTTAAAACTTTAACACATTTTGCCAATGAAGGAACATTAAACTTATCCAAATTAAGCAATCAGTTATCCTCACAGACCAATGCAAGATCATTCATTGATAGAATTGAAGATTGGGAGCAAGCTGTCCGAGAGAGCATGAGAACTGAAGAGTTATTCAATGATACAGGTTCTAAAATAATAAATATTATAGGAAGATTAGGTGTTATTTTTGGCGCAATCATTGCAATTCTCGGATTTATGACAAATCTCTCAAACGGAATATATCCTTTGGTTGCAGGAATACTGCTAATCATTTTTTCAGTTTGCATAAGACGTGTTTCAGATGATATTTTTGGAAAATGGACTGAAGAAGGTAGAGTCTACTATCTCAAATGGTCAAACTTTAAGAAATTCTTAAAGGACAATAGTTTAATTAACGAACACCCTCCGGAATCAATAGTTGTTTGGAAGAAGTACTTGATTTATGGTACTGCCCTTGGAGTAGCTGACAATGTTTACAAGTCCATGAAATTGCAGATGCCAAATTATCTGGATTATGATGATGATTTGTTATACTACCATTATTATGGTGGATATGGAATGATGTATTCAGCATACCATACAAGTGAAAGTACACTCAACCCATCCTCAGACTCAAGTGACTTCGGTAGCCTTGGAGGAGGATCTGGAGGTGGAGGTGGAGGAGCATTCTAGCTTCCCACTATCTTATTTTTTTACTTTGATTTTTACAGTTTTATGAATAGTAGAATTATATTGATTTGTTAATACTAATAAACCAGCCAATCTGAATCCAAAATAGTTATTAAAATATTATCGATTTAAATAATATGTTATATTCAAAATAATCAAGTAATTAATTAAAATGGAAGACTGGAATAAGTATTATGAACTGTATAAGATTTAGTATACCAGTTATTTATTTTTCCTAAAGAGTTTCTGTATGAAACTGCATCGGCACAAACCCAAGTTTTACCTATTTTAACCTGAGTCCAAACATGTCCTGTTGTTCCACCACTTTTAAAGTGACACTTACCATGAACATAACGGGCATTGAATCCTGCTGTTCTAAACATTGCAACCAGCAGATGTGAATGATCGACACAATTACCTTTTTTAGCCTTTAAAGTACCGGTAGAACCATATTTGGAATTATAATAATAACTATAATCCAAGGTATCCCTAACATAATTAAATATGGCCTTTGCCTTATCAACATTATTAGTCAAACCTTTAGTCAATGATTTGACCAATGCCTTAACTTTAGCATTTCCAACCTTACAATGACTTGAAGATTTAAGATAAGCTTTCAAACCAACAGCATTCTTTTGATTGAGACCCTTACCAAATTTGGAAAGTTTTACGTTAATGGATTTATGATTGGAATCAGAGGCAAGATAATTATTATTGCCCTCAAAATTAAATGAAACCTTATATTTGCCTAAATCAACACTAGTCTTAACAATAGCATAGCCGTTTGAAGAAACAGCAGCTGAATATGTTTCACCATCAATTGTCAGTTTAACAATTCCATCCGTAGCAGGTTTTCCATTCATGTCAGTTACCAATACTTTAAATGTTTGAGAATTGTCTTTAAATGAACTTCCACATTTCCAAGTAATTTTAGATGGAGACCTTTTAAACACATTTATATCAAAAGATCCGGAGGTTCCATGGAATTTAGATTCATCATTAGTTTTATACTCAACAACATAGTTGCCAATATCCAGGTTAATAGGAGTAATTGAGGCAATACCATTATTATCTGTGGTTCCAGTATAGGTTTTACCGTCAATAATTACACTGACAGTTCTTTTAGCTAAAGGAACACCACCTGCAGTGTATGCAACCTTAAGTACAGTTCCTGCACCATAACCAAATGAAGATGTGCCTTTAACATTTAGAGATGTATCCAAAGTATCATAAATTGAAACCATCTTTTTGGATGATGAAGACTTGAAAAACTTATTTCCGGCATACTTATATTCAACAGTGAAAATACCTTTTTTCAGGAATGATAAATCAAGATATACCCAACCATCACTACCTGTTTTTTTAGAATAAGTTTTTCCATTGATTTTGATTTTAATAATCTTACCTGAACAGGACTTGTCCGCCAAAGCTGTTGAAAATTTGGCTTTAATCACTTTACTGTCATTTGGATAAAACAGATAAGAGGAAGTTGTCAACTTAGT encodes:
- a CDS encoding transglutaminase-like domain-containing protein, whose product is MNNNILFSIFFVLILVFSVSAIEASDVNITDSSLLDNAGENYLQIENSSQLEVESEYSNTLSNEDIKNQTELVSPTNAIYYKGYYSIALKDSNSGNKLSNKTIEFVIDNIHFNSKTNDNGIAFVNLNLAPGRYSVSASFTGDDLFNSSNFNSNFEILPTVKAVDISKYYKGSTQYTASFYNSQGNALANTWVTITVNGKSYSQKTGNDGVARLSVNLKPGTYKIVSTDPITGYQVTTNFIILSTISSNNLNKVLGDSRKFSAKFFKSNGKPLAKKYIKFKIKGKIYKVKTNKNGFASFSLKKFKKGTYKIICYNKDGLSKTFKIKIFKRKVSTKLTTSSYLFYPNDSKVIKAKFSTALADKSCSGKIIKIKINGKTYSKKTGSDGWVYLDLSFLKKGIFTVEYKYAGNKFFKSSSSKKMVSIYDTLDTSLNVKGTSSFGYGAGTVLKVAYTAGGVPLAKRTVSVIIDGKTYTGTTDNNGIASITPINLDIGNYVVEYKTNDESKFHGTSGSFDINVFKRSPSKITWKCGSSFKDNSQTFKVLVTDMNGKPATDGIVKLTIDGETYSAAVSSNGYAIVKTSVDLGKYKVSFNFEGNNNYLASDSNHKSINVKLSKFGKGLNQKNAVGLKAYLKSSSHCKVGNAKVKALVKSLTKGLTNNVDKAKAIFNYVRDTLDYSYYYNSKYGSTGTLKAKKGNCVDHSHLLVAMFRTAGFNARYVHGKCHFKSGGTTGHVWTQVKIGKTWVCADAVSYRNSLGKINNWYTKSYTVHNTYSSLPF
- a CDS encoding 30S ribosomal protein S4, yielding MGQPRKSRKKYNTPPHPWNAERIKNENKLMTKYGLKNKKEIWKADTLVRRYSREARYLLGFGTDQMVKEKLELLGHLARTGVLPENAAIEDILGLTVEDILRRRLQTIVYKKGLARTPKEARMFVVHGHITLNGKKINSPSYVVLKGQEDEIGFYRSSPVAKQIEEYNQNKDNKANTEE
- a CDS encoding DNA-directed RNA polymerase subunit D, with the translated sequence MEIEVRSQSDNEMIFIVRDAEVPFINAIRRCAMVNVPKIAIEDVNIIRNDSAMFNEVLAHRLGLTPLVSDLDALEGLPLPEDDEWEDFNSGILFSLNEVGPKVVYSKDLISSDSKIKPVYETIPLVILKEDEEFIIEASAKVGYGKEHAKWMPTTVCAYKQYPEITFNDDEEIDYDCALACPRGILKSDRRSKKIKIVEEFEDSPLIGVENCTMCKSCVRASANGYINVGYHENDFIFRIETDGAMPPKEVLLKACDVLGEKAEKFIKFSEEGGSK
- a CDS encoding DUF2207 domain-containing protein, with translation MNVKKTFIIILLFLVLFSAISTVSADDDRSYSIDHAFIDLDVGSDGLLHVDERFDYSFDGKFNGVYRDIPLKSGESIENIQVSADGAYPVLVESDDNGYKHLKIYLYSDAAHTKGIRDCDVSVYISYDMKKVITLFNDVGGLQYKLWGEEWDVGVGEVLVTVKLPGKTGNEYFLNPQEYNYTSELKGDTVTAETTSIPKGEFYELVVLMPLDDFNDATYAKHVDKNGKDMIMKNLEDSVNGRNFWNTSYLVLALLSILSPIGAIFTYLRYGREPEVNYDGIYERELPTNDPPEVINALIENKHDIGTPNMKGFEATIMNLIDRKVIHLNTHSNEDTDLKELLLTFNHEKENELSASEKIVFKTLTHFANEGTLNLSKLSNQLSSQTNARSFIDRIEDWEQAVRESMRTEELFNDTGSKIINIIGRLGVIFGAIIAILGFMTNLSNGIYPLVAGILLIIFSVCIRRVSDDIFGKWTEEGRVYYLKWSNFKKFLKDNSLINEHPPESIVVWKKYLIYGTALGVADNVYKSMKLQMPNYLDYDDDLLYYHYYGGYGMMYSAYHTSESTLNPSSDSSDFGSLGGGSGGGGGGAF
- a CDS encoding 30S ribosomal protein S13: MEDEFKHLVRISRKDVNGNKTIEHALTEIKGVGISLSKTICRVLDLDLDAKIGYIADEDVLKIEEILENPLDFGIPTWMLNRREDYETGDNIHLIESDLDMTLRDDLNRMKKTRSYKGRRHEVGLPVRGQRTKSTFRKSSSVGVKRSRG
- a CDS encoding LemA family protein; the encoded protein is MNLIIWIVIIIIVIIAIVTLIHMYNNLVGLRNRVKNSYAQIDVQLKRRNDLIPNLVETVKGYASHEKGVLEEVTKARTGVMNASTIEETSAADNQLTGALKTLFAVAENYPDLKANSNFQQLQTELSDTEDKISYARQFYNDVVLKYNNACQMFPTSILAKLFGFKEETFFQAPESERAVPEVKFE
- a CDS encoding 30S ribosomal protein S11, which gives rise to MAKDEKWGIANIYSSFNNTIITVTDITGAETISQWSGGKVVRADRQQASPFAAMAAATRIADDAKEKGFVGLHIKVRAPGGNGPRSPGPGAQATIRALARAGIKIGKIEDITPIPHDGTGRPGGKRGRRV